A section of the Ornithinimicrobium sufpigmenti genome encodes:
- a CDS encoding LCP family protein: MSADDDRAEADDGRHGDGGPGDGGPGDGQPARTGQHRDRDGMGRALGLTTLSAILPGAGLLRTRRWKLGLGIVAAAVGLLAGIGVYAGVNGLTTTAFQTAADTGRLRLILGVAVAGTVLWIGVIALTAVLTRPRRPSTGQKVSLAAFTALLCVAVSAPAAIGVRYISAHVDAVDRVFNSGSMGGGGPDAPQPTSLVGNDPENPWADLPRVNVLLLGSDATEAREGTRTDTMMVASIDTTTGDSVLFSIPRNLQNVPIPRDLPLHELYPDGYNCGPECLMNGIWTAAEAHAEEQPDLYVGDPHPGLTATQRVLAQVLGLPIHQTVIVNLQGFEDLIDAMGGVVVNVQERIPINGRTYTDAQGRLQLDPNSPRLEWLEPGPQRLDGDQALGYSRSRVTSDDFSRMRRQRCMVAAVVDQANPMTMLQRYPQIIGAVGDNMVTDIPVSDLDEWAELMLKVQGAQMQSLPLTSSNIDTAAPNYSQIRMWVWDALYAVDPPEPAADADDAGEETGTADDAVSAAPTPEDTPDTDEAEMTTTPADQLSDIGAVCS, translated from the coding sequence ATGAGCGCCGACGACGACCGCGCCGAGGCTGACGACGGTCGGCACGGCGACGGTGGGCCTGGTGACGGTGGGCCTGGTGACGGCCAGCCCGCGCGGACGGGGCAGCACCGGGACCGTGACGGGATGGGCCGCGCGCTGGGGCTGACCACGCTGAGCGCGATCCTGCCGGGGGCGGGGCTGCTGCGCACGCGCAGGTGGAAGCTGGGGCTGGGGATCGTGGCGGCGGCCGTCGGGCTGCTGGCCGGCATCGGCGTCTACGCCGGCGTCAACGGGCTGACGACGACCGCCTTCCAGACGGCCGCCGACACCGGCCGGCTGCGGCTGATCCTCGGCGTGGCCGTCGCGGGGACCGTGCTGTGGATCGGAGTGATCGCGCTGACCGCGGTGCTGACCCGTCCGCGACGGCCCAGCACGGGGCAGAAGGTGTCGCTGGCCGCGTTCACGGCCCTGCTGTGCGTGGCCGTCTCCGCGCCCGCCGCGATCGGGGTGCGCTACATCAGCGCCCACGTCGACGCGGTGGACCGGGTCTTCAACTCCGGCTCGATGGGTGGCGGCGGGCCGGACGCACCGCAGCCGACGTCGCTGGTCGGCAACGACCCGGAGAACCCCTGGGCGGACCTGCCCCGGGTGAACGTGCTGCTCCTCGGCTCCGACGCCACGGAGGCCCGCGAGGGCACCCGGACCGACACGATGATGGTCGCCAGCATCGACACCACGACCGGCGACAGCGTCCTGTTCTCCATCCCGCGCAACCTGCAGAACGTGCCGATCCCCCGCGACCTGCCGCTGCACGAGCTCTACCCCGACGGCTACAACTGCGGGCCCGAGTGCCTGATGAACGGCATCTGGACCGCGGCCGAGGCGCACGCCGAGGAGCAGCCCGACCTCTACGTCGGGGATCCCCACCCAGGGCTCACCGCGACCCAGCGGGTGCTCGCGCAGGTGCTGGGCCTGCCGATCCACCAGACGGTGATCGTCAACCTCCAGGGCTTCGAGGACCTCATCGACGCCATGGGCGGCGTGGTCGTCAACGTGCAGGAGCGGATCCCGATCAACGGGCGCACCTACACCGACGCCCAGGGCCGGCTGCAGCTGGACCCCAACTCCCCCCGCCTGGAGTGGCTCGAGCCCGGCCCCCAACGCCTCGACGGCGACCAGGCGCTGGGCTACTCCCGCTCCCGGGTCACCTCCGACGACTTCAGCCGGATGCGCCGGCAGCGCTGCATGGTGGCCGCCGTGGTCGACCAGGCCAACCCGATGACGATGCTGCAGCGCTACCCGCAGATCATCGGCGCCGTCGGCGACAACATGGTCACCGACATCCCGGTCTCCGACCTCGACGAGTGGGCCGAGCTGATGCTCAAGGTCCAGGGTGCGCAGATGCAGAGCCTGCCGCTGACCTCCTCCAACATCGACACGGCCGCCCCCAACTACTCCCAGATCCGCATGTGGGTGTGGGACGCGCTGTATGCCGTGGACCCGCCGGAGCCCGCCGCGGACGCCGACGACGCCGGGGAAGAGACCGGCACCGCCGACGACGCCGTCAGCGCCGCCCCCACCCCGGAGGACACCCCGGACACCGACGAGGCAGAGATGACCACCACGCCCGCCGACCAGCTCAGCGACATCGGCGCCGTCTGCAGCTGA
- a CDS encoding phosphoenolpyruvate carboxykinase (GTP): MQEIKTTGGTTHKELDAWVKEVAAHVRPDEVVWIDGSDEEIERINNLLVEAGTFTKLAEDKKPNSYHALSDPQDVARVEDRTYICSQEEKDAGPTNNWMDPEQMKAKLWPLFEGSMQGRTMYVIPFVMGHLEADDPKFGVEITDSAYVVASMRIMARIGAKILTKMEETDAVYVKGLHSVGAPLEPGQDDVPWPCSETKYIVHFPEELAIWSYGSGYGGNALLGKKCYSLRIASVMARDEGWMAEHMLILKLTSPEGEVHYVAGAFPSACGKTNLAMIEPTIPGWKAELVGDDISWMRFGEDGRLYAVNPEFGLFGVAPGTGRDTNPVAIETIDKGNSIFTNVARTPDGDVWWEGMTKEKPAELIDWHGESWTPDSDRLSSHPNSRFCTPINQVPNIAPEYEDPRGVPISAIMFGGRRKTTVPLVSESRDWQHGTFIASTLSSETTAAATGAVGVVRRDPMAMLPFMGYNASDYFAHWLNIGKQADASKLPKVFLVNWFRRDEDGGFLWPGFGENSRVLKWMIDRIEGRVDAQESPIGLLPMPEDIDTEGLDTSTEDVAKALAFNPEEWKAELPLIREWFDKFGDDLPGALEDELAALEQRLSEEVQV; the protein is encoded by the coding sequence ATGCAGGAGATCAAGACCACGGGTGGAACCACCCACAAGGAGCTCGACGCCTGGGTGAAGGAGGTGGCTGCCCACGTCAGGCCTGACGAGGTCGTCTGGATCGATGGATCCGATGAAGAGATCGAACGCATCAACAACCTGCTCGTGGAAGCCGGCACCTTCACCAAGCTGGCCGAGGACAAGAAGCCCAACAGCTATCACGCGCTCTCCGACCCGCAGGACGTCGCGCGGGTCGAGGACCGGACCTACATCTGCTCCCAGGAGGAGAAGGACGCCGGCCCGACCAACAACTGGATGGACCCCGAGCAGATGAAGGCCAAGCTCTGGCCGCTGTTCGAGGGCTCCATGCAGGGCCGGACGATGTACGTCATCCCCTTCGTCATGGGCCACCTGGAGGCCGACGACCCGAAGTTCGGTGTCGAGATCACCGACTCGGCCTACGTCGTCGCCTCGATGCGGATCATGGCCCGCATCGGCGCCAAGATCCTGACCAAGATGGAGGAGACGGACGCCGTCTACGTCAAGGGTCTGCACTCCGTCGGCGCCCCGCTCGAGCCGGGCCAGGACGACGTGCCGTGGCCGTGCAGCGAGACCAAGTACATCGTCCACTTCCCCGAGGAGCTGGCGATCTGGTCCTACGGCTCCGGCTACGGCGGCAACGCGCTGCTCGGCAAGAAGTGCTACTCGCTGCGCATCGCCTCGGTGATGGCCCGCGACGAGGGCTGGATGGCCGAGCACATGCTCATCCTCAAGCTGACCAGCCCCGAGGGCGAGGTCCACTACGTCGCCGGCGCCTTCCCCTCGGCCTGCGGCAAGACCAACCTGGCGATGATCGAGCCCACCATCCCGGGCTGGAAGGCCGAGCTGGTCGGTGACGACATCTCCTGGATGCGCTTCGGTGAGGACGGGCGCCTGTATGCGGTGAACCCCGAGTTCGGCCTGTTCGGCGTCGCGCCGGGCACCGGGCGCGACACCAACCCGGTGGCCATCGAGACCATCGACAAGGGCAACTCGATCTTCACCAACGTCGCCCGCACCCCCGACGGCGACGTCTGGTGGGAGGGGATGACCAAGGAGAAGCCGGCCGAGCTCATCGACTGGCACGGGGAGAGCTGGACCCCCGACTCCGACCGCCTCTCCTCGCACCCCAACAGCCGGTTCTGCACCCCGATCAACCAGGTGCCGAACATCGCGCCGGAGTATGAGGACCCGCGGGGTGTGCCGATCTCGGCGATCATGTTCGGCGGCCGCCGCAAGACGACCGTGCCGCTGGTGAGCGAGTCCCGGGACTGGCAGCACGGCACCTTCATCGCCTCCACGCTCTCCTCCGAGACCACCGCGGCGGCCACCGGTGCGGTCGGCGTCGTCCGGCGCGACCCGATGGCGATGCTGCCCTTCATGGGCTACAACGCCAGCGACTACTTCGCCCACTGGCTGAACATCGGCAAGCAGGCGGACGCCTCCAAGCTGCCCAAGGTCTTCCTGGTCAACTGGTTCCGTCGCGACGAGGACGGCGGCTTCCTGTGGCCCGGCTTCGGGGAGAACTCCCGGGTGCTGAAGTGGATGATCGACCGCATCGAGGGCCGCGTGGACGCTCAGGAGAGCCCCATCGGCCTGCTGCCGATGCCGGAGGACATCGACACCGAGGGCCTGGACACCTCCACCGAGGACGTCGCCAAGGCCCTGGCCTTCAACCCCGAGGAGTGGAAGGCGGAACTGCCGCTCATCCGCGAGTGGTTCGACAAGTTCGGCGACGACCTGCCGGGCGCCCTGGAGGACGAGCTGGCTGCTCTGGAGCAGCGCCTGTCGGAGGAGGTGCAGGTCTGA
- a CDS encoding cold-shock protein produces MAQGTVKWFNSEKGFGFIAQDGGGPDVFVHYSAVQTNGYKSLDEAQRVEFEVTQGPKGPQADAVRPL; encoded by the coding sequence ATGGCACAGGGAACCGTGAAGTGGTTCAACTCGGAGAAGGGCTTCGGCTTCATCGCTCAGGATGGCGGTGGCCCCGACGTGTTCGTCCACTACTCGGCCGTCCAGACCAACGGCTACAAGTCCCTCGACGAGGCCCAGCGGGTCGAGTTCGAGGTCACGCAGGGCCCCAAGGGCCCTCAGGCCGACGCCGTCCGTCCGCTCTGA
- a CDS encoding YtxH domain-containing protein encodes MKNKLMLLIAGGAGYVLGARAGRERYDEIADRANKLWTDPRVQEKVEEVKAKAPEVAQMVGDQAKSKAGDLKSKASDKGSEMGGAMGDMGGSSGSDSGSGAGSSGGYENATGEVTGDGEIKVDDSGFGPGGDKLP; translated from the coding sequence ATGAAGAACAAGCTGATGCTGCTGATCGCCGGCGGCGCCGGATACGTCCTGGGTGCCCGCGCGGGCCGCGAGCGTTACGACGAGATCGCCGACCGGGCCAACAAGCTGTGGACGGACCCCCGCGTGCAGGAGAAGGTCGAGGAGGTCAAGGCCAAGGCTCCCGAGGTGGCCCAGATGGTGGGCGACCAGGCCAAGAGCAAGGCCGGTGACCTCAAGTCCAAGGCTTCCGACAAGGGGTCCGAGATGGGTGGCGCCATGGGTGACATGGGCGGCAGCTCCGGCAGCGACAGCGGCTCAGGCGCCGGCTCCAGCGGCGGCTACGAGAACGCCACCGGTGAGGTCACCGGGGACGGCGAGATCAAGGTCGACGACTCCGGCTTCGGCCCGGGTGGCGACAAGCTCCCCTGA
- the cysK gene encoding cysteine synthase A: protein MAVYDDITQTIGRTPLVRLNRLTEGIAEGAQVLVKLESANPANSVKDRIGAAIIDAAVESGELKPGGTIVEGTSGNTGIALAMVGAARGYRVVLAMPETMSLERRALLRAYGAELILTPGAEGMKGAVAKADEIAEKEGAVRARQFANPANVAVHRATTGPEIWADTDGQVDIFVSGVGTGGTITGAGGYLKEQKPDLRLVVVEPADSPILSGGQAGPHKIQGLGANFVPEILDTEIYDEVADVTLDDSVRVARDLATKEGILAGISSGAIVHAALEVARRPESAGKTIVAVVCDFGERYLSTVLFEGLTD, encoded by the coding sequence GTGGCCGTCTACGACGACATCACCCAGACCATCGGCCGCACCCCGCTGGTGCGCCTCAACCGCCTCACCGAGGGCATCGCCGAAGGTGCCCAGGTGCTGGTCAAGCTGGAGTCCGCCAACCCCGCCAACTCGGTCAAGGACCGCATCGGCGCGGCCATCATCGACGCCGCCGTCGAGAGCGGCGAGCTGAAGCCTGGCGGCACCATCGTCGAGGGCACCTCGGGCAACACCGGCATCGCGCTGGCCATGGTGGGCGCGGCCCGCGGCTACCGGGTCGTGCTGGCCATGCCGGAGACCATGAGCCTGGAGCGCCGGGCCCTGCTGCGTGCCTACGGCGCCGAGCTGATCCTCACCCCGGGCGCGGAGGGGATGAAGGGCGCGGTCGCCAAGGCCGACGAGATCGCCGAGAAGGAGGGCGCGGTGCGCGCCCGCCAGTTCGCCAACCCCGCCAACGTCGCCGTGCACCGGGCCACCACCGGCCCGGAGATCTGGGCCGACACCGACGGCCAGGTCGACATCTTCGTCTCCGGCGTCGGCACTGGCGGCACCATCACCGGGGCCGGTGGTTACCTCAAGGAGCAGAAGCCCGATCTGCGCCTCGTCGTGGTCGAGCCGGCCGACTCCCCGATCCTGTCCGGGGGCCAGGCCGGACCCCACAAGATCCAGGGTCTGGGCGCCAACTTCGTGCCGGAGATCCTCGACACCGAGATCTACGACGAGGTCGCCGACGTCACCCTCGACGACTCGGTGCGGGTGGCCCGTGACCTTGCCACCAAGGAGGGCATCCTCGCCGGCATCTCCAGCGGTGCCATCGTGCACGCCGCCCTGGAGGTCGCCCGTCGTCCCGAGAGCGCCGGCAAGACCATCGTCGCCGTCGTCTGCGACTTCGGTGAGCGCTATCTGTCGACCGTCCTCTTCGAGGGGCTGACTGACTGA
- the epsC gene encoding serine O-acetyltransferase EpsC: MLAALVRTPGRAAGMLRRAVAGVREDLDAAIARDPATDSRLEMALASPGLHAIWTHRVSHELWNRGVTLPARVISHVARAATGVEIHPGATIGRRFFIDHGMGVVIGETAEVGDDVMLYHGVTLGGRSLDPVKRHPTLGDGVTIGAGAKVLGNITLGHGAQVGANAVVTKDVPSMCVATGIPAKVRSSEPGADPQAILYDEPALWI, translated from the coding sequence ATGCTCGCGGCCCTCGTCAGGACGCCCGGCCGTGCCGCCGGGATGCTGAGGCGCGCCGTGGCCGGCGTCCGCGAGGACCTCGACGCGGCCATCGCGCGTGACCCGGCCACGGACAGCCGGCTGGAGATGGCGCTGGCCTCACCCGGCCTGCACGCCATCTGGACCCACCGCGTCAGCCACGAGCTGTGGAACCGCGGCGTCACGCTGCCGGCCCGCGTGATCTCGCACGTGGCGCGGGCGGCCACCGGGGTGGAGATCCACCCCGGGGCCACCATCGGCCGGCGGTTCTTCATCGACCACGGCATGGGCGTGGTGATAGGTGAGACGGCCGAGGTCGGCGACGACGTCATGCTCTACCACGGGGTCACCCTGGGCGGGCGGTCGCTGGACCCGGTCAAGCGCCACCCCACGCTCGGCGACGGTGTCACCATCGGCGCCGGGGCCAAGGTCCTGGGCAACATCACCCTCGGCCACGGTGCCCAGGTCGGCGCCAACGCCGTAGTGACCAAGGACGTCCCGTCCATGTGCGTGGCCACCGGTATCCCGGCCAAGGTCCGGTCCTCCGAGCCCGGCGCGGACCCGCAGGCCATCCTCTACGACGAGCCGGCGCTCTGGATCTGA
- a CDS encoding (Fe-S)-binding protein, which yields MSLTVLQVLAIVVAALVTLTAVALFVRTIVGFVAKFRLGQPAAARADEPGTRTITLIREFLGHTRMARKPVVAIAHWGVMLGFILLTTTLATAYGQLVDPSFALPLIGHFPPYIWLAELFGWFTIFGIIALIVVRQRMHPRSLDRRSRFWGSSFWQAYVVEFVILGVGLCIVALRALEYALGRATGADWADVAHFPTTGWIGSVFEGMSVGAIENTIVVVALVKILISMGWMITVALTPTMGVAWHRFLAFPNIWFKRHADGRTSLGELQPIQIAGEPVDFENIEELDEDAALGVGKVDDFTWKGLLDFSTCTECGRCQEQCPAWHTDKPLSPKMLVTQLRNHHHAAAPWLLATPEARAGAASALEAAGGAGAAGLPDQLHGIPTTAVLEAQRPLVGETEGDPTIPSGGGVIDPEVLWSCTTCGACVEQCPVDIEHVDAIVDMRRYQSLIESAFPTELGGLFKNLENKGNPWGMNARLRMDWAKDLDFEIPMAGADIEDLSEVDYLFWVGCAGAFEDRAKKTTRAVAELLHTAGVSFAVLGDGETCSGDPARRAGNEFLFQMLAMQNVEVLNEVGATKIVVTCAHCFNTIKNEYPQVGGTFEVVHHTQLLNKLVREKRLVPVARPDQADTQGAASTASTVTYHDPCYLGRHNQVYAPPRELLGALPGVEMREMPRHGEKSFCCGAGGARMWMEEKIGTRINLNRTEEALATGADRIAIGCPFCRVMLSDGLTQKQSEGAREEVEVVDVAQMLLAAVRRGQEVEAEVELEEAAVAAVDGMAAADADSAVDGSGAKVPAEGSAEAGAPTTSAAASGEVADQAQVEQIEGDLVEEGVAPTSTEAVETTLGPEQQLDQPADAEPTADADGNPQPDVDPEPGAGPAKG from the coding sequence ATGTCACTCACGGTCCTGCAGGTCCTCGCCATCGTCGTCGCGGCCCTGGTCACCCTGACTGCGGTCGCGCTCTTCGTGCGCACGATCGTCGGCTTCGTGGCCAAGTTCCGCCTCGGCCAGCCGGCCGCCGCGCGGGCGGACGAGCCGGGGACCCGCACGATCACGCTGATCCGGGAGTTTCTCGGGCACACCCGGATGGCCCGCAAGCCGGTGGTCGCGATCGCGCACTGGGGCGTGATGCTCGGCTTCATCCTGCTGACCACGACCCTGGCCACCGCCTACGGCCAGCTCGTCGACCCCTCCTTCGCCCTGCCGCTCATCGGGCACTTCCCGCCCTACATCTGGCTCGCGGAGCTCTTCGGCTGGTTCACGATCTTCGGCATCATCGCGCTGATCGTGGTCCGCCAGCGCATGCACCCCCGCTCGCTGGACCGGCGGAGCCGGTTCTGGGGATCCAGCTTCTGGCAGGCGTATGTCGTGGAGTTCGTGATCCTCGGCGTCGGCCTGTGCATCGTGGCGCTGCGGGCCCTGGAGTATGCGCTGGGTCGGGCCACCGGCGCGGACTGGGCGGACGTCGCGCACTTCCCGACGACCGGTTGGATCGGCAGCGTCTTCGAGGGCATGTCGGTCGGCGCGATCGAGAACACCATCGTCGTGGTGGCCCTGGTCAAGATCCTCATCTCGATGGGCTGGATGATCACGGTGGCGCTCACCCCGACGATGGGTGTGGCCTGGCACCGGTTCCTCGCCTTCCCCAACATCTGGTTCAAGCGGCACGCCGACGGCCGCACCTCCCTCGGTGAGCTGCAGCCGATCCAGATCGCCGGCGAGCCCGTCGACTTCGAGAACATCGAGGAGCTCGACGAGGACGCCGCCCTGGGCGTGGGCAAGGTGGACGACTTCACCTGGAAGGGCCTGCTGGACTTCTCCACCTGCACCGAGTGCGGCCGCTGCCAGGAGCAGTGCCCCGCCTGGCACACCGACAAGCCGCTGTCGCCCAAGATGCTGGTGACCCAGCTGCGCAACCACCACCACGCCGCGGCCCCCTGGCTGCTGGCCACCCCGGAGGCACGGGCCGGCGCCGCATCCGCCCTCGAGGCGGCCGGCGGGGCCGGTGCCGCGGGCCTGCCCGACCAGCTGCACGGCATACCCACCACGGCGGTGCTGGAGGCTCAGCGGCCGCTCGTCGGCGAGACCGAGGGCGACCCGACCATCCCCAGCGGTGGGGGCGTCATCGACCCCGAGGTGCTGTGGTCCTGCACGACCTGCGGCGCCTGCGTCGAGCAGTGCCCCGTGGACATCGAGCACGTGGACGCGATCGTGGACATGCGCCGCTACCAGTCGCTGATCGAGTCGGCCTTCCCGACCGAGCTGGGCGGCCTGTTCAAGAACCTGGAGAACAAGGGCAACCCGTGGGGGATGAACGCCCGGCTGCGGATGGACTGGGCCAAGGACCTCGACTTCGAGATCCCGATGGCCGGCGCTGACATTGAAGACCTGAGCGAGGTCGACTATCTCTTCTGGGTCGGCTGCGCGGGCGCCTTCGAGGACCGGGCGAAGAAGACGACGCGGGCGGTGGCCGAGCTGCTGCACACCGCGGGCGTCTCGTTCGCGGTGCTCGGCGACGGTGAGACCTGCAGCGGCGACCCGGCGCGGCGCGCGGGCAACGAGTTCCTCTTCCAGATGCTGGCGATGCAGAACGTCGAGGTGCTCAACGAGGTCGGCGCGACCAAGATCGTCGTGACCTGCGCGCACTGCTTCAACACCATCAAGAACGAGTACCCCCAGGTGGGCGGCACCTTCGAGGTCGTCCACCACACCCAGCTGCTGAACAAGCTGGTGCGCGAGAAGCGGCTCGTCCCGGTCGCCCGCCCCGACCAGGCCGACACCCAGGGCGCCGCCTCGACCGCCTCCACCGTGACCTACCACGACCCCTGCTACCTGGGCCGCCACAACCAGGTCTACGCCCCGCCGCGCGAGCTGCTCGGCGCGCTGCCCGGCGTGGAGATGCGCGAGATGCCCCGGCACGGCGAGAAGTCCTTCTGCTGCGGCGCCGGCGGTGCCCGCATGTGGATGGAGGAGAAGATCGGCACCCGGATCAACCTCAACCGCACCGAGGAGGCCCTGGCCACCGGCGCGGACCGGATCGCGATCGGCTGCCCGTTCTGCCGGGTCATGCTCTCCGACGGTCTGACCCAGAAGCAGTCCGAGGGCGCCCGCGAGGAGGTCGAGGTCGTCGACGTCGCCCAGATGCTGCTCGCGGCGGTGCGGCGCGGCCAGGAGGTCGAGGCGGAGGTCGAGCTGGAGGAGGCTGCGGTCGCGGCTGTGGACGGCATGGCTGCGGCCGACGCTGACAGCGCGGTGGACGGCTCCGGGGCGAAGGTCCCGGCTGAGGGATCCGCGGAGGCTGGCGCACCGACCACGTCGGCAGCAGCCTCCGGGGAGGTCGCCGACCAGGCCCAGGTCGAGCAGATCGAGGGTGACCTGGTCGAGGAGGGCGTGGCGCCGACGAGCACCGAGGCCGTGGAGACCACGCTCGGCCCCGAGCAGCAGCTGGACCAGCCCGCCGACGCGGAGCCCACCGCGGACGCCGACGGCAACCCCCA